The following coding sequences lie in one Takifugu rubripes chromosome 8, fTakRub1.2, whole genome shotgun sequence genomic window:
- the LOC105416835 gene encoding tryptase beta-2-like yields MRFYQVLVVVVALSEGAGAQPGNMGGPERWPWYAKINGRQISIVGTLISDQWVLTEAYYLHDLSTESLTVELGHPQRTGSDPVPVSRGVSEAVYHPLFDPLNYRKTIALVKLSSPVNLSDHISSIFLAPANSTFQSGTDAWIIGLSINGELTVLCRLFQSFLNCCVKHWSNTEPTNAHSGV; encoded by the exons ATGAGATTCTACCAGGTTCTGGTCGTGGTGGTTGCCCTCTCTGAAG GAGCTGGTGCCCAACCAG GAAATATGGGAGGTCCAGAAAGATGGCCCTGGTATGCCAAGATAAATGGCAGGCAGATCTCAATTGTAGGAACTCTGATATCTGACCAGTGGGTGCTGACAGAGGCTTATTACTTGCATGA cCTTTCTACCGAAAGCTTAACCGTTGAGCTGGGCCATCCCCAAAGGACAGGTTCTGATCCTGTTCCAGTGTCACGAGGAGTTTCTGAAGCTGTATACCACCCTTTGTTTGATCCCCTAAACTACCGCAAAACCATCGCCCTCGTGAAGCTGTCCAGCCCGGTCAATCTTTCAGATCACATATCTTCGATCTTCTTGGCTCCAGCAAACAGCACTTTTCAGAGCGGAACTGATGCCTGGATCATTGGTCTAAGCATAAATGGTGAACTGACAGTTTTATGCCGTTTGTTTCAATCATTCCTTAACTGTTGTGTCAAGCACTGGTCAAacaccgaacccacaaatgctcattcTGGGGTGTag
- the bmp15 gene encoding bone morphogenetic protein 15, translating into MRATRPARGFLRLLFVSSFFYLFCPTCAASMDDRKLSPSRRSSLRRSRARLPDGGAHHRPLTDEQKADQNLRFMLNLYQSAAEPDGRPKQHRKFGSNTVRLLKPSASSVRYLPAPTDHRYCFTVQYHMDTLPTEQLVRASFVHLRSSSATSSSLNATQGAKPPRCEARITSLGQESLVTLEPHEQWMETDITAHVRQDKNQSPGKFLTLTGQYWCAAEDALVHSEEDVGLKWWWTRLQERGRRSGEHHLEVPSLLLYLEEQREGKDWMGDLLGPEGEDVMRQIGLWHSSLQQRRHRRSNEIPGSDQSDPSLDALKNAPTSSSSFSTSPSDSFISNIPTYKRSTGTPKNRCKLHSFRLSFDELGWGHYFIAPPVYNPRFCQGNCPRVLHYGYHSPNHAIIQTVINDLGVGDVPPPSCVPYKYMPMSVLVVHKKKVEYRELEDMVAESCTCR; encoded by the exons ATGAGGGCGACCCGCCCCGCACGCGGCTTTCTGCGTCTCCTCTTCGTGTCCTCCTTCTTCTACCTGTTTTGCCCCACCTGCGCCGCATCCATGGACGACCGGAAGCTGTCCCCGTCCCGCCGGTCCTCGTTGAGGCGCAGCCGCGCCAGGCTGCCGGACGGGGGTGCGCACCACCGGCCGCTGACGGACGAGCAGAAAGCGGACCAGAACCTTCGGTTCATGCTGAACCTGTACCAGAGCGCGGCCGAGCCCGATGGCAGGCCCAAACAGCACCGGAAGTTCGGCTCCAACACGGTCCGTCTTTTGAAACCATCGGCGTCGTCCGTGCGCTACCTACCGGCGCCAACAG ATCACCGCTACTGCTTCACAGTCCAGTACCACATGGATACCCTTCCCACAGAACAGCTGGTCAGGGCTTCCTTCGTCCACCTCCGTTCTTCGTCCGCCACCTCTTCCAGTCTAAACGCCACCCAGGGCGCGAAGCCGCCCCGCTGCGAAGCCCGAATCACCTCTCTGGGCCAAGAGAGCCTGGTCACCCTGGAGCCACATGAGCAGTGGATGGAGACGGACATCACGGCACACGTCAGGCAGGACAAGAACCAGAGTCCAGGGAAGTTCTTGACCCTCACCGGCCAGTACTGGTGCGCAGCAGAGGACGCGCTGGTGCACAGCGAAGAGGACGTGGGCCTCAAGTGGTGGTGGACTCGCCTGCAGGAGAGGGGACGACGGAGTGGCGAGCACCATCTCGAGGTCCCGTCTCTTCTCTTGTACCTGGAGGAGCAAAGGGAAGGCAAGGACTGGATGGGGGACTTGCTGGGACCCGAAGGGGAGGACGTCATGAGGCAAATCGGTCTGTGGCACTCCTCGCTTCAGCAACGCCGCCATCGCCGCTCCAACGAGATCCCCGGTTCCGATCAGAGCGACCCGTCGCTGGACGCTCTGAAGAACGCgcccacctcctcctcgtctttctCCACCTCGCCATCGGACTCCTTCATCTCCAATATCCCCACCTACAAACGAAGCACCGGCACGCCAAAGAACCGCTGCAAGCTGCACTCCTTCCGCCTGTCCTTCGACGAGCTCGGCTGGGGGCACTACTTTATCGCCCCGCCGGTGTACAACCCCCGCTTCTGCCAGGGCAACTGCCCGCGGGTGCTCCACTACGGCTACCACTCGCCCAACCACGCCATCATACAGACGGTCATCAACGACCTCGGCGTCGGGGACGTGCCCCCGCCGTCTTGCGTACCGTACAAGTACATGCCCATGAGCGTGTTGGTCGTGCACAAGAAGAAGGTAGAAtacagggagctggaggacatgGTGGCCGAGTCGTGCACGTGTCGCTGA